A DNA window from Piliocolobus tephrosceles isolate RC106 chromosome 9, ASM277652v3, whole genome shotgun sequence contains the following coding sequences:
- the MORN4 gene encoding MORN repeat-containing protein 4 isoform X2 has translation MTLTKGSFTYSSGEEYRGEWKEGRRHGFGQLMFADGGTYLGHFENGLFNGFGVLTFSDGSRYEGEFAQGKFNGVGVFIRYDNMTFEGEFKNGRVDGFGLLTFPDGSHGIPRNEGLFENNKLLRREKCSAVVQRAQSASKSARNLAA, from the exons ATGACCCTGACAAAAGGTTCCTTCACCTACTCCAGTGGGGAGGAATATCGTGGCGAATGGAAGGAGG GCCGCAGGCATGGTTTTGGTCAACTGATGTTTGCAGATGGTGGCACCTACCTGGGTCATTTTGAGAATGGGCTCTTTAATGGCTTTGGGGTATTGACCTTCTCAGATGGTTCAAG GTATGAAGGGGAGTTTGCCCAGGGCAAGTTTAATGGCGTCGGAGTCTTCATTCGATATGACAACATGACCTTTGAGGGGGAATTTAAAAATGGCAGAGTAGATGGTTTTG GCCTGCTGACTTTCCCCGATGGTTCTCATGGAATCCCCCGCAACGAAGGTCTCTTTGAGAACAACAAGCTGCTGCGGCGTGAGAAGTGTTCCGCCGTCGTTCAGCGGGCCCAGAGTGCCTCCAAGTCAGCCAGAAATCTCGCTGCCTGA